One stretch of Maridesulfovibrio ferrireducens DNA includes these proteins:
- a CDS encoding carboxyl transferase domain-containing protein, with product MNTDKRIDALIKRLNYIKDIFKNQENVNVAMLSSELSECNELRSKISHQDLERQLVRLEDLFSFLEAKLEKELTPMDRVRIVRHPQRICLTDILENVYDNYTELGGLGEFSIDPAMVIAQACIARRVGNKIVNQPVMVIGQEKGHGQEFRNGGSVKPWGNAKALHYMKVAEAEGIPIHTYIFTPGSYPVEEYPGAAQQIAKNIYGMSRINVPIVAVISEGGSGGAEAIGLADRRLMLSHGYYSVISPEGAAAIEANLHRGERVSEELITRCARRLCITAEDNLRLGYVDRIIREPVLGARPHNYDFFRKLRSEIIRATNEACISAKWKKPFRATFLRHKNSEEDLFMRWDLSGRARTRLIERRHEKFRNLSTSAYMDNRSLVLKMGSALQGVAWSTRSWVLYNMIGRVVRFAKQGVEGIQSEAHLIKNRTSRLLKNGNGESSSQSNLSGEMRDKLLCLSGPCGGPCLEEGQWKYRSPQSTADRTLTCPNSTEEGCLDLWGPDLFGDFGGVCSTCGHHFPMEYQWYLYNVFNYAEGFEFNSGIESANPLDYEGFDLKLNEIRKKTGLRSSCITFETRMEDINAVVICIAAPFRGGSIGAAEGEKIIRATERAQRKQLPLIAYVHGTAGIRIQEGTHGVMQMPRCTMAVRRYMDAGGLYLVVYDTNSYGGSVASFLGCSPYQFGIRSSRIGFAGPRVISETIGMNVHPNYHIAWNALARGHIQGIWDRREMSKNVHQSLLTMGGRNLYYR from the coding sequence ATGAATACTGATAAGCGCATTGATGCGCTGATTAAACGACTAAATTACATTAAAGACATTTTCAAAAATCAGGAAAATGTAAATGTCGCTATGCTCAGTTCTGAGCTTAGTGAATGTAATGAGTTGCGCTCAAAAATTTCCCATCAAGATTTAGAACGTCAGCTTGTCAGACTTGAAGACTTGTTCAGTTTTCTTGAAGCTAAACTTGAGAAAGAGCTTACTCCGATGGACAGGGTCCGTATTGTGCGTCATCCGCAGCGGATTTGCCTGACAGATATTTTAGAAAATGTTTACGATAACTACACGGAACTTGGCGGGCTTGGTGAGTTCAGTATTGATCCGGCAATGGTTATCGCGCAGGCCTGTATCGCCAGAAGGGTCGGCAATAAAATTGTGAATCAGCCTGTGATGGTTATCGGTCAGGAAAAGGGGCACGGGCAGGAATTTCGCAACGGCGGCTCAGTTAAGCCATGGGGGAACGCTAAAGCTTTGCACTATATGAAAGTTGCTGAGGCGGAAGGCATTCCCATTCATACATATATTTTTACTCCGGGCTCGTATCCAGTTGAAGAGTATCCGGGGGCCGCGCAGCAGATAGCAAAAAATATTTACGGAATGAGCCGTATAAATGTTCCCATCGTGGCAGTAATTTCGGAAGGAGGGTCAGGCGGTGCGGAGGCTATTGGTCTTGCCGACCGCAGGCTGATGCTTTCACATGGGTATTATTCCGTTATTTCTCCTGAAGGTGCCGCTGCAATTGAAGCTAATCTGCACAGAGGCGAGCGCGTCAGTGAAGAACTGATTACCCGCTGTGCCCGCAGGCTTTGCATTACTGCCGAAGATAACCTCCGACTGGGGTACGTGGACAGAATTATTCGGGAGCCTGTTCTGGGTGCAAGGCCTCATAATTACGATTTTTTTAGAAAGCTAAGATCTGAGATTATCCGCGCCACTAATGAAGCATGTATTTCTGCCAAATGGAAGAAGCCTTTCAGGGCAACATTTTTACGCCATAAAAATAGCGAAGAAGATCTTTTTATGCGCTGGGATTTAAGCGGCAGAGCGCGAACCAGACTGATTGAACGGCGTCATGAAAAGTTTAGAAATCTTTCCACTTCGGCTTATATGGATAATCGTTCACTTGTTCTTAAGATGGGATCTGCTTTGCAGGGAGTGGCGTGGTCCACTAGGTCATGGGTTTTGTATAATATGATTGGTCGTGTGGTCCGTTTTGCCAAGCAGGGAGTGGAGGGAATCCAGTCCGAGGCCCATCTGATTAAAAACAGAACATCACGTCTGCTTAAAAATGGAAATGGGGAAAGTTCTTCTCAAAGCAATCTATCCGGAGAAATGCGGGATAAACTTCTTTGTCTTTCCGGTCCCTGCGGTGGGCCATGTCTTGAAGAGGGGCAGTGGAAATATAGAAGTCCGCAAAGTACGGCAGATAGAACATTGACCTGTCCCAATTCAACAGAAGAGGGATGTCTAGACCTGTGGGGCCCTGATCTTTTTGGTGATTTCGGTGGAGTGTGCAGTACTTGCGGTCATCATTTCCCCATGGAATATCAGTGGTACCTTTATAATGTTTTCAATTATGCGGAAGGATTTGAATTTAATTCAGGTATAGAATCAGCTAATCCTCTTGATTATGAAGGTTTTGATCTTAAACTTAATGAGATTCGTAAAAAGACCGGGCTTCGTTCTTCGTGCATAACTTTTGAAACCCGTATGGAAGATATTAATGCTGTTGTAATCTGCATTGCCGCTCCGTTCAGAGGTGGTTCCATAGGAGCCGCGGAAGGTGAAAAGATTATTCGCGCGACTGAACGCGCGCAGCGTAAGCAATTACCTCTTATCGCATACGTTCATGGAACTGCCGGGATAAGAATACAGGAAGGAACTCACGGCGTTATGCAGATGCCGCGTTGCACAATGGCAGTGCGCAGATATATGGACGCCGGGGGGCTTTATCTTGTTGTGTATGATACCAATTCTTATGGCGGGTCCGTAGCAAGTTTTCTAGGATGTTCACCATATCAGTTCGGCATAAGATCTTCACGTATCGGATTTGCCGGGCCTCGCGTAATTAGTGAAACAATAGGCATGA
- a CDS encoding biotin carboxylase N-terminal domain-containing protein translates to MYSEEHRVLIANRGEIAIRIAKACIELKQRFTCVYTEADRDSGHVRFASDNGGESGLYRINSYRDANEIFSVADNCGATAIHPGYGFFAEDFRFARRVVERENPLIFIGPSWWIIRELGDKINTKRLARSLGVPTIPGSDRPIYNELEAVEFADSLFSFQKEQGFKAAAIMVKASAGGGGMGIEEVTDQDEFRSVFRRIRNYAKRQFNDEGVLIEQRIYGFNHLEVQIVSERSGKNHVHFGTRNCSVQSSGNQKRIEVAPGFAPEGIHYIFNAADVLERITKHSLSMAQEVSYDNVGTWEWIVTPRGEPFLMEVNTRIQVENGVSSAIASVHGYDVDIVREQVRLGLGAELGYSQNNVFLNGLALEYRIIAENPDRNFAPWVGTITKFGWNEQDWLKVYTQVPTDCEYEIPTEFDPNLALAIVRGDSLQQVRERGVEFLEGLELQGADRSGQKLQSNIAYLKEKTSGILEF, encoded by the coding sequence GTGTATAGTGAAGAACATCGGGTACTTATAGCGAATAGAGGTGAAATAGCGATTCGAATAGCTAAAGCCTGTATTGAGCTTAAACAGCGTTTTACATGCGTTTATACCGAAGCAGACCGTGATAGCGGGCATGTTCGTTTTGCCAGCGATAACGGCGGAGAAAGCGGGCTTTATCGTATTAATTCGTACCGTGATGCCAATGAAATTTTCAGTGTAGCTGATAACTGCGGTGCTACTGCTATCCATCCCGGTTATGGTTTTTTTGCTGAGGATTTCCGTTTTGCCCGCCGCGTTGTTGAAAGAGAAAATCCGCTTATCTTCATTGGCCCTTCATGGTGGATAATCCGTGAACTGGGCGACAAAATCAATACCAAACGCCTTGCCCGCAGTCTCGGGGTTCCAACAATTCCCGGTTCTGACAGACCTATTTATAATGAATTGGAGGCTGTTGAATTTGCTGACAGTCTATTTTCATTTCAAAAAGAGCAGGGGTTCAAGGCCGCTGCAATTATGGTTAAAGCCTCTGCTGGTGGAGGTGGAATGGGAATTGAGGAGGTTACCGATCAGGATGAATTCCGTTCTGTTTTCAGGCGGATACGTAATTACGCTAAAAGACAGTTTAATGATGAAGGCGTGTTGATCGAGCAGCGTATTTATGGATTTAACCATCTTGAAGTCCAGATTGTTTCTGAACGGTCCGGCAAAAATCATGTTCACTTCGGAACTCGTAACTGTTCTGTCCAGAGCAGTGGTAATCAAAAGCGAATTGAAGTTGCTCCGGGATTTGCTCCTGAAGGTATTCATTATATTTTCAATGCTGCTGATGTGCTTGAGCGCATTACTAAACATTCTCTTTCGATGGCGCAGGAAGTTTCCTATGACAATGTGGGTACATGGGAATGGATTGTAACTCCCCGAGGTGAACCTTTTCTTATGGAAGTTAATACCCGGATTCAGGTGGAAAACGGGGTTTCATCTGCAATTGCGAGTGTTCATGGATATGATGTGGATATCGTTCGTGAGCAGGTTCGGCTGGGACTTGGCGCGGAGTTAGGATACTCTCAGAATAATGTTTTCTTGAACGGTCTTGCTTTGGAATATCGGATTATTGCTGAAAATCCTGATAGAAATTTTGCTCCGTGGGTTGGCACTATTACAAAATTCGGTTGGAACGAGCAGGATTGGCTAAAAGTTTACACACAGGTTCCGACTGATTGTGAATATGAAATTCCGACTGAATTCGACCCCAATCTGGCTCTTGCTATTGTCCGGGGAGACTCACTGCAACAGGTCCGAGAAAGAGGCGTTGAATTTCTTGAAGGTTTGGAATTGCAGGGGGCTGACCGGTCAGGGCAGAAGTTGCAATCCAATATTGCTTATTTGAAAGAGAAGACCTCCGGCATATTGGAATTTTAG
- a CDS encoding PilZ domain-containing protein — protein sequence MDLSYESSNKARGAFRTSVPGLAIRIKGYPDPFSVKDFSVNGLAFTSGNDVFEVGTPLEVDLLLGSKGILLGITLEIVRDIGKGLMGCIFIGLDKYQEARLDKLVLEIQKRMILLRKKKGAS from the coding sequence ATGGATTTATCTTACGAGAGTTCAAATAAGGCTAGGGGAGCATTTCGGACAAGTGTCCCAGGGCTTGCTATAAGAATCAAGGGTTATCCTGATCCTTTTAGCGTTAAAGATTTCAGTGTAAACGGATTGGCTTTTACTTCTGGAAATGATGTTTTTGAGGTTGGAACACCGCTCGAAGTGGATCTTCTTTTGGGTTCAAAAGGGATTCTTCTGGGAATTACCCTTGAGATTGTCAGAGATATCGGAAAAGGGTTGATGGGGTGTATTTTTATCGGCCTTGATAAGTATCAGGAAGCTCGACTGGATAAGCTTGTTCTTGAAATTCAGAAGCGAATGATTCTGTTGCGCAAAAAGAAAGGCGCATCCTGA
- a CDS encoding flagellar motor protein MotB: protein MGKEFNSSILPDDIEEDEDDSNEWITTFADLCMLLLVFFILLYSMSEIDAKKFDLTFQSVTKAIKGKLDRVATSKVAREEAGAILNQVVTRRQIIKAQRKVYEDVKYLQTTKGVEGIMSAKFEDGKIVLKLPSDVLFSPGKVTLSKKGRVAIAAMKDFFIQHPDQYINIKGYTDDTQPGSASRLKDNWEISSLRAVNVLRYLMKLGIKPNRLTATGLGEMDPLVPNNSSQNRQRNRRVEFVLDKIMTGP, encoded by the coding sequence ATGGGTAAAGAATTTAATTCTTCTATTCTGCCGGATGACATTGAAGAAGATGAAGATGATTCCAATGAGTGGATAACCACTTTTGCTGATTTATGCATGCTTCTGCTTGTCTTTTTCATTTTGCTTTATTCTATGTCTGAGATTGACGCCAAAAAATTTGATCTGACATTTCAGTCTGTGACTAAAGCTATTAAGGGAAAGCTCGATAGAGTAGCTACAAGCAAAGTTGCGCGTGAGGAAGCCGGAGCTATTCTCAATCAGGTTGTTACTCGCAGGCAGATTATTAAAGCTCAGCGGAAAGTTTATGAAGACGTTAAGTATCTCCAGACCACTAAAGGGGTTGAGGGGATAATGAGCGCCAAATTCGAGGACGGAAAGATTGTTCTAAAACTTCCGTCGGATGTTTTATTTAGTCCCGGAAAAGTAACTCTCAGCAAAAAAGGGCGGGTTGCTATCGCTGCAATGAAAGACTTTTTTATTCAGCACCCGGATCAGTATATCAACATAAAGGGGTATACTGACGACACTCAACCCGGATCGGCCAGTCGTCTTAAGGATAACTGGGAAATTTCTTCTTTGCGGGCCGTTAACGTTCTTAGGTATCTGATGAAGCTTGGTATAAAACCTAACAGACTCACTGCTACAGGATTGGGTGAAATGGATCCTCTTGTGCCGAACAATTCTTCGCAGAACCGCCAGCGTAACAGGCGTGTAGAATTTGTTCTGGATAAAATAATGACCGGGCCTTGA
- a CDS encoding motility protein A: MDFSTLIGMLVGLSLVIGAIFMGGAVDVFINLPGMMIVIGGTLASICVAFPFEEVIQAVIAGFKAFSSRKVKVNEVVNIMVKVAEISRREGLIALENVQTENVVLRKSCQLIADNADPELIRTTLQIEISAMKRRHKIAHDVYKRLAGLAPAFGMLGTLIGLVQMLSNLEDPKSIGPAMAVAILTTFYGSALATVLFIPIGAKLRARTLQEQLHLEIIFEGAKSILENNNPRLVYEKLSSFLAPKDRTGE, encoded by the coding sequence ATGGATTTTTCCACTTTAATCGGGATGCTTGTCGGGCTTTCTCTTGTTATCGGTGCAATTTTCATGGGCGGGGCTGTTGATGTTTTTATCAATCTTCCCGGTATGATGATTGTTATCGGCGGCACTCTTGCCTCTATTTGCGTTGCGTTTCCTTTCGAGGAAGTCATCCAAGCCGTAATTGCCGGATTCAAGGCCTTTTCTTCAAGAAAAGTTAAGGTCAATGAAGTCGTCAACATTATGGTCAAGGTTGCTGAAATCAGCAGACGTGAAGGACTCATCGCTCTTGAGAATGTCCAGACAGAAAATGTGGTTTTAAGGAAGTCCTGTCAGCTTATTGCTGATAATGCTGATCCTGAACTTATCCGCACGACTCTTCAAATCGAAATATCCGCTATGAAAAGGCGTCACAAAATAGCACACGATGTATATAAGCGTCTTGCGGGGCTAGCTCCTGCTTTCGGTATGCTTGGAACGCTTATCGGGCTTGTGCAGATGCTTTCAAATCTTGAAGATCCGAAATCTATCGGCCCTGCAATGGCCGTTGCTATTTTGACTACTTTTTACGGTTCGGCTCTAGCAACCGTACTCTTTATCCCTATCGGCGCCAAACTTAGAGCCCGAACTCTTCAAGAACAATTACATCTGGAAATTATTTTTGAAGGAGCTAAATCTATCCTTGAAAATAATAATCCCAGACTTGTTTATGAAAAATTGTCCTCTTTTCTGGCTCCTAAAGATAGAACGGGAGAGTAA
- a CDS encoding purine-nucleoside phosphorylase, translating into MTSPDLTTSITSHILEKIDNFQVGTTGIILGSGLGEAITKLDDAIEIPYSEIPGLPQSTVKGHSGRLIYGFMNKKPVLVFSGRFHLYEGYTAAEACLSIRIMGTLGIKKVFLTNAAGAINPQFDAGDLMLITDHINFTGQSPLTGHNYEEWGLRFPDMSKVYCEELRTTALEAAKAVSVRLERGVYIQLSGPNLETPAETRMFKLLGGDAVGMSTAIEAVTAVHMGMKVMGIACLTNKNLPDCMAETTHEGVIEQASKSSAAMSALIREIISRIN; encoded by the coding sequence ATGACCTCCCCCGACCTAACAACTTCTATTACCAGTCATATACTAGAAAAGATAGATAATTTTCAAGTTGGAACCACCGGAATAATTCTCGGTTCAGGACTTGGCGAAGCAATCACAAAATTAGACGACGCAATTGAAATTCCATATTCGGAAATCCCCGGCCTTCCGCAATCAACGGTAAAAGGCCATAGCGGGCGCTTAATATATGGTTTTATGAACAAAAAACCCGTTCTCGTTTTCAGCGGCAGATTTCATCTTTATGAAGGTTACACTGCGGCTGAAGCCTGCCTGAGCATCCGCATAATGGGCACCCTCGGAATTAAAAAAGTATTTTTAACCAATGCAGCCGGAGCTATCAACCCCCAATTTGATGCCGGCGACCTGATGCTTATCACTGACCACATTAACTTTACAGGACAATCTCCGCTCACAGGACATAACTATGAAGAATGGGGCTTAAGATTCCCGGATATGAGCAAAGTTTATTGCGAAGAGCTTCGTACCACAGCTCTTGAAGCGGCAAAAGCCGTATCCGTCCGCCTTGAACGGGGTGTATATATTCAGCTTTCAGGCCCAAACCTTGAAACTCCGGCAGAAACCCGCATGTTCAAGCTTTTAGGAGGCGACGCTGTCGGCATGTCTACAGCAATTGAAGCTGTCACAGCCGTTCATATGGGAATGAAAGTAATGGGTATAGCCTGCCTGACCAATAAGAATCTACCTGACTGTATGGCTGAAACAACGCACGAAGGTGTGATCGAACAGGCTTCAAAATCATCTGCGGCCATGTCTGCACTTATCCGTGAAATTATTTCCCGTATTAATTAA
- a CDS encoding diguanylate cyclase, producing MLINRAIKLHSVALYLVCVLLLGLLIPITAGMVITLGQERIKLEDELSEFHRETLKTLVVSTEDAMLSFSPEGVRNIAGVLLKDERIVSIEVFSELFDLYLLRVSKQIPDHQFDSFSMRETVVKDDEVLGYVQVEVDNGWIIPRIEEARNRIIILFSSMFLSALLLVVPAIYYKILKPLRRLTRQADLLSKGELGIECDWRGKDELSLLGKTLDSMRSKLNDNFNVMKEMAVTDELTGLPNRHGFSAEIKKIMHLSKRYKHPLSIAIFDLDYFKAINDTYGHGVGDEVLKEFSRLVCSRIRNTDIFARIGGEEFVMVMPETSIEAAKLLLNKIREVISGQHFAHGEKVTTSIGVTSYSGVEQLDQLLEAADNALYQAKRKGRDQVVVYLR from the coding sequence ATGTTGATAAATAGAGCTATAAAACTTCATAGCGTAGCCCTGTATCTGGTATGTGTTTTGCTGCTTGGGCTGCTCATTCCCATAACTGCGGGTATGGTTATAACCCTTGGTCAGGAGCGAATAAAGTTAGAAGACGAGTTAAGCGAGTTTCATCGCGAAACCCTTAAAACTCTCGTGGTGAGCACTGAGGATGCAATGTTATCCTTTTCGCCGGAAGGGGTCCGCAATATTGCCGGTGTTCTGTTAAAAGATGAGCGTATAGTCAGTATCGAAGTTTTTTCTGAACTTTTTGATCTTTATCTTTTGCGGGTTTCCAAGCAAATTCCCGATCATCAATTTGATTCTTTCTCTATGCGGGAAACAGTTGTAAAAGACGATGAAGTTCTGGGCTATGTTCAGGTTGAAGTGGATAACGGCTGGATAATTCCCCGAATTGAAGAAGCTCGCAATCGTATTATTATTTTATTTTCTTCTATGTTTTTAAGTGCTCTACTGCTTGTTGTTCCAGCAATATATTATAAAATATTAAAGCCTCTTAGACGGCTGACAAGACAAGCTGATCTTTTATCGAAAGGTGAACTCGGGATTGAGTGTGACTGGCGTGGCAAAGACGAATTGTCTCTGCTCGGCAAGACATTGGATAGTATGCGCAGCAAGCTTAATGATAACTTTAATGTTATGAAGGAAATGGCGGTGACTGATGAGCTTACCGGTCTTCCTAACAGGCACGGATTTTCGGCTGAAATTAAAAAAATTATGCATTTAAGTAAGCGTTATAAGCATCCATTATCAATTGCAATTTTTGATTTAGACTATTTCAAGGCTATCAATGATACCTACGGACATGGAGTCGGAGACGAAGTCTTGAAGGAATTTTCCAGACTGGTTTGCAGCAGAATTAGAAATACTGATATTTTTGCCCGGATCGGGGGCGAAGAATTTGTTATGGTCATGCCTGAGACATCAATTGAGGCTGCAAAGTTGCTATTAAATAAAATCAGGGAAGTTATTTCCGGTCAGCATTTTGCTCATGGTGAAAAGGTCACAACCAGTATCGGGGTAACCAGTTACTCTGGTGTTGAGCAACTTGACCAGCTTCTCGAAGCTGCGGATAATGCTTTGTATCAAGCCAAAAGAAAAGGGCGGGATCAGGTCGTAGTTTATCTTCGCTAA
- a CDS encoding BMP family protein has translation MRNFYVLFILFAVCFTQAVCAHADNFKPVVIYQGSIENNSFNVSIHEGVKKFSKKTGLNCTEVVSSVDAADYYKSVKQYVNEGYSPVFLPYGNQFANLVNFVRNYPGTRFIVLDTVYDEPNMFSFVLAEHEGSFLAGALAAMASKSKKIGFVSVADIPFLRRFWCGYVQGAKYVDPQITVLKSFIGSYTGSWFDGNATSALANRMMDKGADVIYQVAGGAGPAVLEAVAARGKLGIGVDVNQNSLHPGSVLTSMIKRTDKVVFAALMLAKRGVWRDNFKRLGLEQGAVGIVFDENNKSLVTPEMRARIEVIKKDIVLGSISVHEYTEDLKCSVHVDK, from the coding sequence ATGCGTAACTTTTATGTTTTATTTATTTTATTTGCTGTCTGTTTCACGCAGGCCGTTTGTGCTCATGCTGATAACTTTAAGCCAGTGGTTATTTATCAGGGTAGTATTGAGAACAATTCATTTAATGTTTCCATTCACGAGGGTGTTAAAAAATTTTCGAAAAAGACCGGGCTGAATTGCACTGAAGTTGTTAGCAGTGTGGATGCGGCGGATTATTATAAAAGTGTCAAGCAGTATGTGAATGAGGGCTACTCCCCGGTGTTTCTACCTTATGGCAATCAATTTGCTAACTTGGTTAATTTTGTTCGTAATTATCCGGGGACTAGATTTATTGTACTCGATACGGTTTATGATGAGCCGAATATGTTTTCTTTTGTTTTGGCGGAGCATGAAGGTTCATTTCTGGCCGGAGCTTTGGCGGCCATGGCATCAAAGAGTAAAAAAATAGGTTTTGTTTCAGTTGCGGATATCCCTTTTCTGCGGCGTTTTTGGTGCGGATATGTTCAGGGAGCAAAATATGTTGATCCCCAGATAACCGTTCTAAAAAGTTTTATCGGGAGTTACACTGGATCATGGTTTGACGGGAATGCCACATCCGCTTTGGCTAACAGGATGATGGATAAGGGAGCTGATGTAATATATCAGGTAGCTGGAGGAGCAGGTCCGGCAGTACTGGAGGCGGTCGCGGCCCGCGGTAAGCTTGGCATCGGCGTGGATGTAAATCAGAATAGCCTTCATCCCGGCAGCGTGCTGACTTCCATGATTAAACGTACTGACAAAGTAGTTTTTGCAGCCTTGATGCTCGCTAAAAGAGGGGTTTGGCGAGATAATTTTAAGCGGCTTGGTCTTGAGCAGGGCGCAGTGGGGATTGTGTTTGACGAGAATAATAAATCTTTGGTTACTCCTGAAATGCGCGCACGTATTGAGGTAATAAAGAAAGACATTGTTCTTGGATCAATTTCTGTTCACGAGTATACTGAGGATTTGAAGTGTTCCGTCCATGTTGATAAATAG
- a CDS encoding ATP-binding protein, which produces MKVTRKLIHIDEELCNGCGECVPGCEEGALQIIDGKARLVAEKYCDGLGACLGECPTGALTVRDVETEDFDPDAVRELLTKQGRAVPEHMPSPESLRLDNPAAKVAPKSGCGCGGSKLEEFTPCQKANISADIEGEAGPSHLTHWPVQLRLVPPDAPFLKGADLLLTADCVAVSMPGYHERFLPGRKVLMGCPKFDDVELYIERLTAIFATAGLKSITLLEMEVPCCSNMSKIVAKALKNSGANIPAEKIIVARTGEIIFKGDLVQPVLL; this is translated from the coding sequence ATGAAGGTTACAAGAAAGCTCATCCATATAGACGAAGAACTCTGTAACGGTTGCGGAGAATGTGTTCCGGGCTGTGAAGAAGGCGCGTTGCAAATTATTGACGGCAAGGCCCGTTTGGTTGCCGAGAAGTATTGTGACGGTCTCGGAGCCTGTCTGGGCGAGTGTCCCACCGGAGCTCTTACCGTAAGGGACGTTGAGACCGAAGATTTTGATCCTGATGCTGTACGGGAACTCCTTACAAAGCAGGGAAGGGCGGTGCCGGAGCATATGCCTTCTCCTGAAAGTTTGAGATTGGATAATCCTGCTGCGAAAGTTGCTCCTAAATCAGGTTGCGGTTGCGGTGGATCAAAATTAGAAGAATTTACTCCGTGTCAGAAGGCCAATATTTCGGCTGATATCGAAGGTGAAGCAGGTCCGTCACACCTTACTCACTGGCCTGTTCAGCTTAGACTTGTCCCACCTGATGCTCCGTTCCTTAAAGGCGCAGACCTTTTGCTCACCGCAGATTGTGTTGCTGTTTCCATGCCCGGATATCATGAAAGATTTCTGCCGGGTCGCAAAGTGCTCATGGGGTGTCCGAAGTTTGATGATGTCGAACTTTATATCGAAAGGCTCACCGCAATTTTTGCAACAGCAGGTTTGAAGTCCATTACTCTTCTTGAAATGGAAGTTCCTTGTTGTTCGAATATGAGCAAGATTGTTGCAAAGGCTCTTAAAAATTCAGGTGCGAATATCCCCGCTGAAAAAATTATTGTAGCCCGCACGGGTGAGATTATTTTCAAGGGAGACCTAGTTCAGCCGGTTCTTCTCTAG